In the genome of Coraliomargarita algicola, one region contains:
- a CDS encoding glycosyltransferase, with amino-acid sequence MPGHLGGGPVRALVNLIDHLHTTHEFFIFTRNHDYLDHRDYSQIEPNVWQHQTRASVYYTKSQEASRSLLEQIKCVQPDWIYLNGALPPLTRMLLRLRQTDAEVRQVPILLAPHGNLSGSTLAHHRLRKQVWLLFARWRKLYSEVIWHAASVRETEQIRMVFGQQAQIREIPMAPSFAESEPLLAAAEVSPLGSKSESSSRASTFRLVYFGRLSPEKNLPFAFQLLAKFARQHPQQQICYDLIGSGCDAYLQELQKLATQLPTNVQIHFVGQLSPDALALRLRGGFTHSAPPYHALLMPSLTENFSYTVLESLQAGIPVLISDQTPWHELAERGLGWDLKLHDLNTWLSALEFLQAESEVERIDRRQRCRLFAVDWIASYASQACKLFAL; translated from the coding sequence TTGCCTGGTCATCTTGGTGGTGGGCCAGTGCGTGCGTTGGTCAATTTGATCGATCATTTGCATACGACACATGAGTTTTTTATTTTTACAAGAAACCATGATTACTTGGACCACCGCGATTACTCCCAGATTGAGCCGAATGTGTGGCAGCACCAAACGAGGGCCTCTGTCTATTATACGAAAAGTCAGGAGGCGAGTCGCTCATTACTAGAACAAATTAAATGTGTGCAGCCGGATTGGATTTATCTAAACGGTGCGCTGCCGCCACTGACGCGAATGCTGTTGCGCTTACGGCAGACTGATGCCGAAGTCCGACAGGTTCCGATTCTGCTCGCACCACATGGTAATCTCTCAGGCAGTACTTTGGCCCATCACCGCTTACGTAAGCAGGTTTGGTTGCTCTTTGCTCGGTGGCGAAAATTGTATTCAGAGGTAATTTGGCATGCCGCCTCGGTACGTGAGACGGAACAAATTCGCATGGTTTTTGGGCAGCAGGCTCAGATTCGTGAAATTCCCATGGCGCCGAGCTTTGCGGAGAGTGAGCCATTGCTAGCGGCTGCTGAAGTGTCTCCCCTCGGTTCTAAGTCTGAGTCCAGTTCTCGCGCCTCCACGTTTCGACTCGTTTATTTCGGACGCCTTTCCCCCGAAAAGAACCTTCCATTTGCATTTCAATTACTTGCGAAATTTGCTAGGCAGCATCCGCAACAGCAGATCTGCTATGATTTGATTGGTTCGGGCTGCGACGCTTACCTGCAAGAACTTCAGAAATTGGCCACACAGTTACCCACGAACGTGCAGATTCACTTTGTCGGCCAGTTAAGTCCCGATGCACTGGCGTTACGTTTAAGAGGCGGTTTCACTCACTCCGCTCCTCCTTATCACGCGCTTTTGATGCCAAGTTTAACAGAAAACTTTAGCTATACGGTCTTGGAGTCTCTACAAGCTGGCATTCCAGTTTTGATCAGTGATCAAACTCCTTGGCATGAATTGGCTGAGCGCGGGCTTGGTTGGGATCTGAAATTACATGATTTAAATACTTGGTTGTCGGCACTTGAGTTTCTGCAGGCAGAGTCCGAAGTAGAAAGGATTGATCGGAGGCAACGGTGTCGATTGTTTGCTGTTGATTGGATTGCCTCTTATGCAAGTCAGGCATGTAAACTATTTGCATTATGA
- a CDS encoding glycosyltransferase yields the protein MSEAPSVSVIIPNYNGARFLGEAIDSVLSQQGVAVEVIVIDDGSSDGSRAIIESYGARIRSIFQQNLGACAARNAGLELAQGDYVKFLDSDDRLSPHCLSAQIEQSVALPVVSTGGKSIVYGDGALIDQNGAVITPSYFPDINAGTEATLPELIARSPLTSMPLHRASLLRAIGGFDVRIPAGQEYDLHLRLYFSGVTFVYQPTMCYQYRQHDTAGRISTSPHRQESFERRFDAYQRHVILAEQYYQDALPVAVCVAFADIFWETGRFAVRCQQLSLANKYFSQSKALFTPAPVRANRLYRIACQLFGGVFTEQILMKVRRICRCFNV from the coding sequence ATGAGTGAGGCTCCTTCCGTTTCAGTGATCATCCCCAATTACAATGGGGCGCGCTTCTTAGGTGAGGCGATCGACAGTGTCTTGTCCCAGCAAGGAGTTGCGGTGGAGGTGATCGTGATCGATGATGGTTCGAGCGACGGTTCGCGTGCGATCATTGAATCGTATGGCGCCCGTATTCGAAGCATTTTTCAGCAGAATCTAGGCGCTTGTGCTGCGAGAAATGCAGGGCTGGAGCTGGCGCAAGGGGATTACGTCAAATTTTTAGATTCTGACGATCGTTTGTCGCCTCACTGTTTGAGTGCTCAAATTGAACAATCTGTGGCGTTGCCCGTCGTTAGCACGGGGGGCAAATCTATCGTTTATGGTGATGGGGCACTCATTGACCAAAATGGTGCTGTGATCACCCCCAGTTATTTTCCGGACATAAACGCCGGGACAGAAGCCACGCTCCCTGAGTTGATCGCTCGCTCGCCGTTGACAAGTATGCCCCTGCATCGTGCATCTTTATTACGGGCAATTGGCGGTTTCGATGTGAGGATACCAGCTGGGCAGGAATATGATCTTCATTTACGCCTGTATTTCTCAGGAGTCACATTTGTTTATCAACCCACGATGTGTTACCAATATCGTCAGCATGATACAGCGGGGCGCATCTCAACCAGTCCGCATCGGCAAGAATCGTTTGAGCGACGATTTGACGCTTATCAGCGACATGTCATCTTGGCGGAGCAATACTATCAGGATGCCTTGCCTGTGGCTGTGTGTGTCGCATTTGCCGACATTTTTTGGGAGACGGGGCGTTTCGCCGTGCGCTGCCAGCAGCTAAGCCTCGCCAATAAATATTTTTCACAGTCAAAAGCACTTTTTACACCTGCGCCAGTTAGAGCCAATCGCCTGTATCGCATCGCATGTCAGTTGTTTGGAGGCGTTTTTACTGAGCAAATTTTGATGAAGGTTCGTCGCATTTGCCGTTGTTTTAATGTTTAA
- a CDS encoding lipopolysaccharide biosynthesis protein, producing the protein MDALCVQARRPFLRHIATLVSGSALAQLIGLACAPVLTRLYTPEEFGLLGVFMAVVAVSITIATLRYDLVVVLPKEDASAWSLLRLVGCWTLLAVLVAFVVLFPIRNRVAEALGTVGFAHYFVCLPLLVLVGGWLSLATHWAIRKKSFHALSTTSVASSVFGNSYKIGFGWLGFGGGVLIVGSLIQQVMHLLVLGFQLRKGIPKGEYNSDAAWKLVKEHRSFPYFRMPQDALNAFTIQLPNLILAAYYSPVIVGFYLLAQRVLQAPIGVVRESVRSVMYQRIAEAYNQGENLYLICLKATLSMATLIMPVVVLFSLIGPHLFHLIFGAEWEVAGVYARWLILWAAVSFCNVPAVVAVPIVGLNQFLLKFEIISTLARSVALIFAVRMFSAEIAIAVLALVACVGNIMLILMVFSRIRRGVAA; encoded by the coding sequence TTGGATGCCTTGTGTGTTCAGGCACGTCGTCCGTTTTTACGTCATATCGCGACCTTAGTGAGTGGCAGTGCTTTGGCGCAATTGATCGGCTTAGCCTGTGCGCCGGTTCTGACACGCCTATACACGCCGGAAGAGTTTGGTCTATTGGGCGTTTTTATGGCTGTGGTCGCTGTTTCGATTACGATTGCTACACTTCGTTATGATTTAGTGGTCGTATTGCCTAAAGAGGATGCTAGTGCATGGTCGCTATTACGCTTGGTGGGGTGTTGGACACTTCTCGCCGTCTTGGTCGCTTTTGTTGTTCTATTCCCGATACGCAATCGAGTGGCAGAAGCACTGGGGACGGTCGGTTTTGCGCATTATTTTGTATGCTTGCCGTTACTGGTTTTGGTGGGCGGATGGCTGAGCCTCGCTACGCATTGGGCAATCCGAAAAAAAAGCTTTCACGCTTTATCTACTACTTCAGTTGCATCCTCTGTCTTCGGGAATAGCTATAAGATAGGATTTGGCTGGCTCGGGTTTGGTGGAGGTGTGCTAATTGTCGGTAGTTTGATTCAGCAAGTCATGCATTTGCTGGTTTTGGGATTTCAATTGCGCAAAGGTATTCCCAAGGGGGAGTATAATTCTGATGCAGCGTGGAAGCTGGTCAAAGAGCATCGGAGTTTTCCTTATTTTCGTATGCCACAGGATGCGTTGAACGCATTTACCATCCAGCTTCCCAATCTTATATTGGCTGCTTATTATTCGCCCGTAATTGTTGGATTTTATTTATTGGCACAGCGGGTGTTACAGGCGCCGATAGGGGTCGTCCGCGAGTCTGTTCGGAGTGTCATGTATCAGCGAATAGCTGAGGCTTATAATCAAGGAGAAAACCTCTATCTGATTTGTTTGAAAGCGACCTTAAGTATGGCGACGTTGATCATGCCAGTAGTCGTTTTGTTTAGTCTAATCGGGCCGCATCTGTTTCATCTGATATTTGGGGCTGAATGGGAAGTTGCCGGTGTTTATGCGCGATGGTTGATACTGTGGGCAGCCGTTTCTTTCTGCAATGTACCCGCAGTTGTGGCTGTGCCAATTGTTGGCTTGAATCAATTTTTACTGAAGTTCGAAATCATTTCCACCTTAGCGCGATCTGTTGCCTTAATTTTTGCGGTTCGTATGTTTTCTGCAGAGATTGCCATCGCAGTATTAGCTTTGGTGGCTTGCGTGGGGAATATTATGTTAATTCTTATGGTGTTCAGTCGAATTAGACGGGGAGTTGCAGCATGA
- a CDS encoding asparagine synthase-related protein: MNYLSLVNGKGVNCVESIGSKHVHFRQDYKLSHWRAIDDPTAPVALYILGRPTIEVADWAGYTSAPNYITTLLLKRYQSSDSLAAFAASLNGAYTILIVSRRENVVHLILDRAGMFPVFVHAATDVKKVQFATQSGVLAGALNQVSLDRVSVAEFLRHGKVHSPNTYYNEIKALPSATCHSWYFETNRYHYSDYRGTVPELFTKVEDGVEAIAKSIEAATLRRTQSAYGPQAVLLSGGADSRAILCNAQTPLAAITLYNDHNTETRVASQIAAACQARHHLIRRDFDHYLSCIHQSVAASGGMSTFTNEHCLPVRKHPTVLAYDQLLSGCCFDYFFKGICLNLEFARVLGRPSPLSKIAAYQSIYYKGLDCPLQASYFAEVRLREEQRFADFSDLNDLECRRVLPLYAEQDGIMRQSLSRFFDWDLVAADAAVLDSFHRMPAAWKLNGYRFEQAIRRILPKKIADIPHANKGVPLGMHPQRYLTYCILRKIGRSFRRKTVGNRLAGEGSWIDLNTYFMQSEMVHDLWNRVEHEERSILSDILGYNPWLSSVPQILHQPGGAELFARLLTFAVWHRMWRESSLLQYAFS, encoded by the coding sequence ATGAATTATTTGTCTTTGGTCAATGGTAAAGGTGTTAATTGCGTCGAGTCGATCGGGTCGAAGCATGTGCACTTTAGGCAGGATTATAAGCTGTCTCATTGGCGGGCCATCGATGATCCCACCGCACCAGTCGCGCTATACATCTTAGGGCGTCCGACGATCGAAGTGGCTGACTGGGCTGGATATACATCTGCGCCTAATTATATCACTACATTATTATTAAAACGCTACCAATCGAGCGACTCTTTGGCTGCTTTTGCGGCTAGTTTGAATGGTGCCTATACAATACTGATTGTTTCGCGCCGAGAGAATGTGGTGCACCTGATACTAGATCGAGCTGGGATGTTTCCAGTGTTTGTGCACGCCGCTACTGATGTGAAAAAGGTTCAGTTTGCGACTCAGTCAGGGGTGCTCGCCGGCGCTTTGAATCAAGTTAGTTTGGATCGGGTGTCGGTCGCTGAGTTTTTACGACACGGTAAAGTGCATTCACCGAATACCTATTACAATGAGATTAAGGCACTCCCATCAGCCACCTGTCATTCCTGGTATTTCGAGACAAACCGCTATCATTACTCCGACTATCGTGGCACGGTTCCTGAGTTATTTACAAAGGTTGAGGACGGAGTCGAGGCCATCGCGAAGTCAATTGAGGCAGCCACCCTGCGTCGCACGCAGTCGGCCTATGGGCCGCAAGCGGTGCTTTTGAGTGGTGGCGCAGATTCGCGGGCGATTTTGTGTAATGCGCAAACGCCATTAGCAGCGATCACGCTTTATAATGATCACAATACCGAGACACGTGTCGCTTCTCAAATCGCAGCTGCCTGCCAGGCACGGCATCATCTGATTCGGCGTGATTTTGATCATTACTTAAGCTGTATTCATCAATCAGTGGCCGCATCGGGAGGGATGTCGACATTTACCAATGAGCATTGCTTGCCCGTTCGAAAACATCCCACTGTTCTAGCTTATGATCAATTGCTCAGTGGTTGCTGTTTTGATTATTTTTTTAAGGGAATTTGCTTAAACCTAGAGTTTGCTCGCGTGCTTGGACGTCCTAGCCCACTTTCCAAAATCGCAGCTTATCAGTCGATTTATTACAAAGGGCTGGATTGTCCACTTCAAGCGTCTTATTTCGCAGAAGTTCGTTTACGAGAAGAGCAGCGCTTCGCCGATTTTAGCGATTTGAATGATTTAGAGTGTCGTCGTGTGCTACCTCTATATGCCGAACAGGACGGGATTATGAGACAGTCTTTATCGCGCTTTTTCGACTGGGATCTCGTAGCTGCAGATGCCGCAGTGCTAGATAGTTTTCATCGTATGCCAGCGGCATGGAAGTTGAATGGTTACCGATTTGAACAAGCGATTCGAAGGATTTTACCCAAAAAAATTGCAGATATTCCACATGCGAATAAAGGCGTTCCATTAGGGATGCACCCGCAGCGCTATCTGACCTACTGTATCTTGAGGAAAATTGGGCGTTCATTTCGCCGCAAAACAGTAGGGAATCGCTTAGCCGGAGAAGGCTCGTGGATTGATTTAAATACATATTTTATGCAAAGCGAAATGGTGCATGATTTGTGGAATCGCGTTGAACACGAAGAGCGGTCGATTTTGAGTGACATACTGGGGTATAATCCTTGGTTATCCTCAGTGCCGCAAATACTGCATCAGCCCGGTGGGGCTGAGCTTTTTGCACGTTTGCTTACTTTTGCTGTCTGGCACCGTATGTGGCGCGAAAGTTCGCTGCTGCAATATGCATTCTCTTGA
- a CDS encoding class I SAM-dependent methyltransferase, whose translation MNNPQVSSAHYAFKAYMTEWRWASVWRQIDLSLNYRPQNVMEVGSGPGVYKWVLAKEGIPVTTVDIAEDLHPDVVGSVLDLPFEDKCFDLSCAFQVLEHLPYASFIPAIKELRRVARKAVILSLPDAAAGYPTRLSIPGKGIFDFIIPRPYFKKAHSFDGQHYWEINKKETPLKKVLADIQSAGLNCCFCQRYAANMYHRFLVIE comes from the coding sequence ATGAATAATCCACAAGTTTCGTCCGCTCATTACGCTTTCAAAGCCTATATGACCGAATGGCGTTGGGCCAGCGTCTGGCGCCAAATCGATTTGAGTCTGAACTATCGTCCACAAAATGTCATGGAAGTGGGTAGCGGACCAGGAGTCTATAAGTGGGTATTGGCCAAAGAAGGCATCCCGGTCACCACAGTCGATATTGCTGAAGATTTGCATCCGGATGTAGTGGGCTCTGTGCTGGATCTCCCTTTTGAGGATAAATGCTTCGACCTCAGCTGTGCCTTTCAAGTGCTGGAGCATTTGCCCTATGCATCTTTTATTCCTGCTATAAAGGAGTTGCGTCGAGTTGCTCGGAAAGCGGTGATTCTTTCCTTGCCCGATGCTGCCGCGGGCTACCCGACGCGTCTTTCAATCCCTGGTAAAGGTATATTCGATTTTATTATTCCCAGGCCCTATTTCAAAAAAGCCCATAGCTTCGATGGACAGCATTATTGGGAGATTAATAAGAAAGAGACACCACTGAAAAAAGTGCTAGCAGACATCCAGTCGGCGGGACTTAACTGTTGTTTCTGCCAACGCTATGCCGCCAACATGTACCACCGTTTTCTGGTGATTGAATGA
- the rfbB gene encoding dTDP-glucose 4,6-dehydratase codes for MKILVTGGSGFIGSNLVRLLIEEKGESVINLDKLTYAGNAESLADLSGNPNYTFEQVDLCDAVALSSVFHKHQPDCVMHLAAESHVDRSIDGPGEFIQTNIVGTFNLLQASLGYWKSLPSQVPALKSQPAKERFRFLHVSTDEVYGSLAPDALGFSETTPYDPHSPYSASKAASDHLARAWGDTYGLPVLVTNCSNNYGPFQFPEKLIPVVILKCLRGEPIPVYGKGENIRDWLYVKDHAEALYSVVTKGRVGETYNIGGNNERQNIELVKMICGLMDELAAQPVTGKLKTEQLKAESLITFVTDRPGHDMRYAIDPTKIRDELGWEPKEDFESGFRKTVKWYLDNREWTDRILSGDYQLDRLGNS; via the coding sequence ATGAAAATTTTAGTCACAGGAGGTTCTGGTTTTATCGGATCCAATTTAGTTCGTCTTCTTATAGAAGAGAAAGGTGAATCGGTCATCAATCTCGACAAGTTGACCTATGCCGGGAATGCTGAGTCGCTGGCCGACCTCTCAGGCAATCCGAATTACACTTTCGAGCAAGTGGACCTTTGCGATGCCGTAGCCCTCAGCTCAGTTTTTCATAAGCATCAACCTGACTGTGTCATGCACTTGGCAGCCGAGAGTCACGTTGATCGTTCCATCGACGGCCCGGGCGAATTCATTCAGACCAACATCGTTGGCACCTTTAACCTTCTTCAAGCGAGTCTTGGATATTGGAAATCACTACCGTCTCAGGTTCCAGCTCTCAAGTCTCAACCTGCTAAGGAAAGGTTCCGCTTCCTCCACGTCTCGACCGATGAAGTCTACGGCTCGCTCGCGCCCGATGCGCTCGGTTTTTCTGAAACCACGCCTTACGATCCGCACTCTCCCTATTCCGCGTCAAAGGCCGCGTCCGATCACCTCGCACGTGCTTGGGGCGACACCTACGGCTTGCCGGTGCTGGTCACTAATTGCTCCAATAATTACGGCCCCTTTCAATTTCCCGAGAAACTAATCCCCGTGGTCATTCTAAAATGTTTGCGCGGCGAGCCCATTCCCGTGTATGGCAAGGGCGAAAATATTCGCGATTGGCTGTATGTCAAAGACCACGCCGAAGCACTTTATTCAGTCGTCACTAAAGGTCGAGTCGGAGAGACCTATAACATCGGCGGCAACAATGAACGTCAAAACATCGAGCTGGTTAAAATGATCTGCGGCCTAATGGATGAGCTGGCTGCTCAACCGGTCACTGGGAAACTGAAAACCGAACAACTTAAGGCTGAAAGCCTCATTACTTTTGTGACTGACCGTCCTGGTCACGATATGCGTTACGCTATCGACCCCACTAAAATTCGCGACGAACTCGGATGGGAACCTAAAGAGGATTTTGAATCTGGCTTCCGTAAAACCGTAAAATGGTATCTAGATAATAGAGAGTGGACTGATCGTATTCTTAGTGGTGATTATCAACTGGATCGACTCGGTAATTCGTGA
- the rfbA gene encoding glucose-1-phosphate thymidylyltransferase RfbA, which yields MKGIILAGGAGSRLHPITLAVSKQLMPIYDKPMIYYPLSVLMLAGIREILIITTPEDQAAFKRLLGDGSELGCRFDYTVQEQPNGLAQAFVLGKEFIGDDKVALVLGDNIFYGSGFGELVRSHTNPDGAVIFAAPGHDPERYGVVEFDDEKNAISIEEKPRLPKSNFAVPGLYFYDNDVVEIAETIEPSARGEYEITTVNQVYLERKKLKVGVFNRGIAWLDTGTFASLNEASTFVRVIEERQDTKIGCIEEVAYYSKFITKGQLLKLAEKFEKSGYGDYLRRVASL from the coding sequence ATGAAAGGAATCATACTTGCTGGCGGTGCCGGCTCTCGCCTCCATCCCATCACGCTTGCTGTATCGAAGCAGCTCATGCCGATCTACGACAAGCCGATGATTTACTACCCGCTCTCTGTCCTCATGTTGGCCGGGATTCGTGAGATTCTTATTATTACTACGCCCGAAGATCAGGCTGCATTCAAGCGTCTGCTAGGGGATGGTTCCGAGCTTGGTTGTCGTTTTGATTACACGGTCCAAGAGCAGCCTAATGGACTTGCTCAGGCATTCGTGCTTGGCAAAGAGTTTATCGGCGATGACAAGGTGGCCCTCGTGCTCGGAGATAATATCTTTTATGGGTCTGGTTTTGGTGAACTGGTTCGCAGCCATACAAATCCTGATGGAGCTGTCATTTTTGCTGCTCCAGGACATGACCCAGAGCGCTACGGAGTCGTCGAATTCGACGATGAGAAAAACGCAATTTCGATTGAAGAAAAGCCGAGATTGCCCAAGTCGAACTTTGCGGTTCCTGGTCTGTATTTCTACGATAATGATGTCGTTGAAATTGCTGAAACCATCGAGCCCTCCGCACGCGGCGAATACGAAATTACCACGGTGAACCAAGTTTATCTTGAGCGTAAGAAGCTTAAGGTCGGTGTGTTCAACCGAGGGATTGCTTGGCTCGACACGGGGACCTTTGCGTCGCTTAACGAGGCCTCAACGTTTGTTCGGGTCATTGAAGAGCGTCAAGATACTAAGATCGGTTGTATTGAGGAAGTTGCCTATTACTCAAAATTTATTACAAAGGGACAGCTACTGAAATTGGCAGAGAAGTTCGAAAAGTCGGGTTACGGTGACTACCTTCGACGAGTAGCGAGTCTTTAA
- a CDS encoding GDP-mannose 4,6-dehydratase, with the protein MNILLTGCAGFIGSHTLDRLLIDGHRVVGVDNFDSFYPRSLKEANIAKHVEDPNFELVEADLAELDTYAKIKCVANALVGGAGGVSSFDAIIHLAAKAGVRPSIEDPVGYLRANVIATQNLLEFARTENIKQFVFASSSSVYGVNPRVPWTEADAVLKPISPYASTKVSCELLGHVYSHLYGIRVLGLRFFTVFGPRQRPDLAINKFVRMIDAGEAIPVFGDGSTRRDYTFISDIISGIIGALNYNKTGYELVNLGNDQTITLSEMIATIEEVVGKNAIIDRKPQQPGDVPQTWADVSKAQELFGYVPKTSFSDGTKRFYDWWKQCPSLPV; encoded by the coding sequence ATGAATATTCTACTGACTGGCTGTGCTGGCTTTATTGGTTCTCATACTCTGGATCGTCTGTTGATTGATGGACACCGTGTTGTGGGGGTGGATAATTTTGACTCATTCTACCCAAGGTCTCTTAAGGAGGCGAACATTGCTAAGCACGTTGAAGATCCAAATTTTGAGTTAGTTGAGGCTGATTTGGCCGAATTAGATACGTATGCGAAAATCAAATGTGTTGCTAACGCTCTAGTTGGGGGGGCGGGCGGCGTATCTAGTTTTGATGCAATCATACACCTTGCCGCTAAGGCTGGTGTACGACCTTCAATAGAAGACCCTGTCGGCTATTTGCGGGCAAATGTTATTGCAACCCAGAATCTGCTCGAATTCGCAAGGACTGAAAACATAAAACAATTTGTTTTCGCTTCATCTTCCTCCGTTTATGGCGTCAATCCTCGTGTACCTTGGACTGAAGCGGATGCTGTCCTCAAGCCGATCAGTCCTTATGCGAGTACGAAAGTTAGCTGCGAATTGTTAGGCCATGTCTATAGTCACCTATATGGGATTCGTGTTCTTGGTTTACGCTTTTTTACAGTTTTTGGGCCACGTCAGAGGCCTGATCTAGCGATTAACAAATTCGTTCGTATGATTGATGCAGGAGAAGCTATTCCTGTTTTTGGAGATGGCTCTACTCGAAGAGATTACACTTTTATCAGTGATATAATATCCGGAATTATTGGTGCTCTCAACTATAACAAGACTGGCTACGAGTTAGTGAATTTGGGTAATGACCAAACTATCACTTTAAGTGAAATGATTGCCACAATTGAGGAGGTAGTCGGGAAAAATGCGATCATTGATCGCAAACCACAGCAACCTGGTGATGTGCCACAGACCTGGGCTGATGTTTCTAAAGCGCAAGAGCTCTTTGGCTATGTTCCAAAGACATCATTTAGTGACGGTACTAAACGATTCTATGATTGGTGGAAGCAATGTCCTAGTTTACCTGTATAG
- a CDS encoding ABC transporter ATP-binding protein → MATINTNEKSSLLQTIKKLSALIGRESRRTFLMLIPAILFSSALEMVGLGILPLFIGSIISPEMLGEVPLVGSTIASAVEGMSTNTLVIWGGGLIVVFFTFKAGYTITLQHFQLRFCKQCHFDIGARLFKSYLNIPLDYLLQLNSSQLIRNLNVDVGLISNEVILSLTRLITAGVTVAFILFSLIVIEPAASVALLSFLGVFGIFYIKGFGGRTLHLGQVLVDSRKRMVESIQESIRSAKETRVSGLQQLHAEVFGDALRTTIRCQRIQQWINAINTPLLELMAVYGAMGILVFLLWWSDGDLTAAIPFLSFLALSLVRIRSYTGVVLQSWNMLNFRQSSVDHIYTEILSAERSMKTEDGRTEDFVFEEGIHLERVTYTHPQAKVPSVVEANYFIPKGSCVAFVGPTGSGKTTMVDLILGLRRPEVGAIRFDDQDLAQMKPFQGKVGYVPQEIMLFDTSVRNNVALGCEQSPEIDQRVWEALQVADAADFVRAKPDGLDTFVGENGALLSGGQRQRIGIARAVFTNPEILVLDEGTSALDRNTEVKILTNISSLRSSMTTLMISHHLDSLVGVDLVVSMDAGRANLSKHV, encoded by the coding sequence ATGGCTACAATAAACACAAACGAAAAGTCTAGTTTGCTCCAGACGATCAAGAAATTATCGGCATTGATAGGTCGAGAATCTAGGCGAACATTTTTGATGCTGATACCTGCGATTCTGTTTAGCTCTGCATTAGAGATGGTGGGCTTAGGGATATTGCCATTGTTTATTGGATCGATAATTAGTCCAGAGATGCTTGGCGAAGTTCCACTCGTTGGTTCTACTATAGCCTCAGCAGTCGAAGGAATGTCAACTAACACATTGGTTATTTGGGGCGGCGGTTTAATTGTTGTTTTCTTCACTTTCAAAGCGGGCTATACAATTACATTGCAGCATTTTCAATTACGCTTTTGTAAACAGTGTCATTTTGACATAGGAGCGAGACTTTTTAAATCTTATCTAAATATTCCTTTAGACTATTTGCTACAGCTTAACTCGTCTCAACTCATACGTAATCTTAATGTAGACGTGGGCTTGATTTCAAATGAGGTGATTCTCTCTCTGACTAGACTAATCACCGCTGGAGTTACAGTAGCGTTCATTCTTTTCAGTCTGATCGTGATCGAACCTGCCGCATCAGTCGCGCTTCTATCGTTTTTAGGAGTGTTTGGTATTTTTTATATTAAGGGATTCGGTGGACGTACGCTTCATTTAGGGCAAGTTTTGGTTGATTCTCGAAAAAGAATGGTGGAAAGTATTCAAGAATCCATTCGATCCGCTAAAGAAACCCGTGTCTCTGGTCTTCAGCAACTGCATGCTGAAGTTTTTGGAGATGCATTGCGGACAACCATTCGTTGCCAGCGGATACAGCAATGGATTAACGCCATTAATACGCCGTTGTTAGAGTTAATGGCCGTATACGGTGCAATGGGTATTTTAGTTTTTTTACTTTGGTGGAGTGATGGAGATCTTACTGCAGCAATTCCGTTTCTTTCTTTTTTGGCTCTTAGCTTAGTAAGAATTAGATCCTACACTGGGGTTGTGCTTCAGTCTTGGAATATGCTTAATTTTCGTCAGTCTTCAGTGGATCACATTTATACTGAAATATTGTCTGCAGAGCGCAGTATGAAAACGGAAGATGGCAGAACTGAGGATTTTGTTTTTGAAGAAGGGATTCATTTAGAACGAGTTACTTACACCCACCCTCAGGCAAAGGTGCCTTCTGTAGTCGAAGCAAATTACTTTATACCGAAAGGTTCATGTGTCGCGTTTGTGGGCCCGACGGGTTCAGGTAAAACAACAATGGTTGACCTAATACTTGGATTAAGAAGACCAGAAGTAGGGGCTATTCGGTTTGATGATCAGGATCTTGCACAGATGAAACCGTTTCAAGGCAAAGTTGGTTATGTGCCTCAAGAGATCATGTTATTTGATACGTCTGTCCGTAATAATGTTGCACTGGGGTGCGAGCAGAGTCCTGAAATAGATCAACGGGTATGGGAAGCATTACAGGTAGCAGATGCGGCCGATTTTGTCCGCGCTAAGCCAGATGGATTGGACACTTTCGTTGGTGAGAATGGCGCGTTGCTTTCTGGAGGACAAAGGCAACGTATTGGTATTGCTCGGGCCGTCTTTACAAATCCAGAAATATTAGTTCTCGATGAGGGCACCTCAGCCTTAGATAGAAATACTGAAGTAAAAATACTCACTAACATATCAAGTTTGAGAAGCTCAATGACAACCCTCATGATTTCTCATCATTTGGATTCTCTGGTCGGTGTTGATTTAGTTGTTTCGATGGACGCAGGGCGTGCTAACCTATCGAAACATGTTTAG